The following is a genomic window from Geoalkalibacter halelectricus.
GGCGTGCAGAAAGGCAAACAGGGCAAACAACCACAACAGGGGTGCTACCTTGAGGCGACTGGAGCGGGTCTTGACGGAAACCACGGCCACGCCCATGCTGTAGAAGGCGAGGCCGTAGAAAAGATAGAGAAGAAAAAAGTAAAGATCATCGCCCATGGCTGCTTGCCGCACCCCGGGGCGGTGGCCGTGCCCCGCGCCGAAGCGATCCGCCTTTCCGCTGAATATTTATGGGCGGATAATAAATCCACCCTCATGCATCATAGAGCAAAAAAGCGCTTCACGTCCAGCATCAGGGCACAACCCAACCGGCTCGGGGTCCCCGAGGGGGTGCTCGGGAACCCCGACTTGCAGGGCCTGGACGGCTCTAACGCCGCCCCTTCCCCTGGCGACCCTCGCCGCCGCGCGTCTTGCGGTTGTGGATTTTTTCCTCGGCCAGTTCCCGCTGCTCGGGAGTGAGCAGGCCGTGAATCTGGTGCTTCATCCGTGCGCGTTCCACCCAGAGTTCGGTTTTGGCCGCATTGCGCTCCGCCGCCAGGCCCCGCACCCCGGCCTCGTCAAAGGTTTGCGCTCTGACCATCTGGTGCAGCTGCGCGCGGCCCTCGCCGAGGGTCTGGCGGTGCGCCGCGGTGCGGGTCCGGTGCTCATCGATCAGGACCCCAATTTGCTCGCGCTGCTCGGCGCTCAGTTGCAGCTCCTCGGCAAGGCGTTGCAGGTGGCGCGCCTGGGGGTGGTCGCGGCGCTCGCCGCGTTCATAGCCGGGACGCTCCGTGTCGGAGGCAGCCTCGGCGGAAACCGCGCTCAGGGCTTGGCCGCCGGCCAGGGAGAGGCTCAAAAGGGCGATGAGAAGGATGGGCTTTTTCATGGGATAGTCTCCTTGATTCATGGGGCGCTGCCCCGGGTTGCTCCTTGCTTGCGCAGGGAAGGTCTCAGCCCGCCACCAGCGGGCGCGTGTAGTCACTCATGACCCAGCCGCGCAAGCCGCCGGGCAGTTTTACGTAATACCAGCCGGGCGCCTGGCCGATCACCTTGAGCTGCTGACCATGCCAGGTCTGTCCGATCACGCCGAAATGCAGCCCCGGGCCGCCGCGCACGTTGAGGGTCGTGGCGGACACCGCGACCAGGGGCGCCGCGTAGGCCCCGACGGGGTAATGAGGTGCCCTGACCACCTGATAACCACGCGCCGCCGGCCGATAATAGACATTGTCATGGCGGGCGTAGAACACGCCGCCGATGCTCAGATGCACCGCGCCCACGGGCAGCGTCGCCACCACCGCGCCCACCGGCGGTGCCACCAGCACGTAACCGCCGGGCGCCCGCGTGTAATAGCGGTGGTTATGCACATAATAGGAGGTCTGATTGATCACCACCCGCTGGTGGCCGCGCGGCAATTCCCGCACCACGCGGCTTGACTGCTGATGGCGATGGGAGCGTTCACGGTTGTCGCGGCGCTCGCGCACCACCGTGCGCCCACCGCGCCGGTCGTCCTGACGAAACTCGGTACGGATCTCCTGACGCACCCGCTCCCCACCGCGATCGGCCCAGGCGGAGGTACTCGCGCCGGCGGCCAGGCTCGTCGCCACCAACGCCGTCAACAACACTTTGCTTAGGGATTGAAGGGACAATGTCGTCGCGTTCATGGCCTCCTCCTTACGGCATGGGTTGCTCTCTGTCCTTGTGATTCCATCCTTGTGATTCCATGAATAACCCACAACTGTGGCGCAAATAGGGAAGAAATGAGGAAATGCGTGGTTCGCGGCGCTTTGCCGCTATATTCACCCGCGCATTTTATGCTAGGAAGAAAGCAGGAGAGACTTTGGGGAAGGACGCCAACCACCCATGAGAATCGGCATCAAATACCGGGTGTTTCTCGCCATGCTCGCCGCCACCGCGACGGTGGTGTTGTGCATGTGGCTGATCGTGCAGTGGAGCATCAACCGCGGCTTTCTGCGCTATGTCAACACCCTTGAGCAACAGCGCCTGGAGAACCTGGCGACGGATCTCGAGCAGGCCTACGCCGAGCACGGCGGGTGGGCCTTTCTCGGCGCGGATCCCCTGATCTGGGTGCGCCTGAGGGTGCGCACCCCACCGGGCGAAGCGGTGGACCCCGCACGCCTGGAACGCTTTGAGCGGTGGCGCGCCCGCGAAACTCAGGATTCGCGCAATGACCAGCGCCATCAGCCCTTCGAGCGGCGCGTGCTGTTGCTGGACGGCGACCGCCGGCCCCTGCTTGCCGCGCCAGAGCCCGCCGCCGCGGTCGATCTTCGTCCCCTGCGCCAGGCGGGCCATCCCATCGGCTACCTGGGGCTGGTGCCGCGCCAGACCACCTTCGATACCTACCAGGTTCAATTCGTTCGCCAGCAGGAACTCGCCCTGGCCCTTATCGCCGGGGCAACCCTGCTGATTTCGGCGCTCATCGCCCTACCCCTGGCGCAGCGTCTGGTGCGGCCGCTCAAGACCCTGGCCGCGGCCACCCACCGGCTGAGCGCCGGCGCCTACGAGACGCGCGTACCCGTCGCCGGCGATGATGAGTTGGGGCAGTTGGCGCGCGATTTCAACACCCTCGCCCTGACCCTGGAGAAAAACGAGGAAGCCCGCCGCCAGTGGGTCGCCGACATCTCCCACGAGCTGCGCACGCCCCTGGCGGTGCTGCGCGGTGAGATCGAGGCCCTGCAGGACGGGGTGCGCCCCGACGGGCCGGAGGCCTTGCGCTCCCTGCACGCCGAGGTACTGCACCTCAACCGCCTGGTGGACGATCTCTACCAACTGGCCCTGAGCGATCTCGGCGCCCTGAGTTACCGCAAGGAGCGCCTGGATCTCGCCGCCGAGCTCAAGGACGCGGTGGAACTCTTCCGGCCGGCCTTCGCCGCCAAGGATCTGATCCTCGCAGCGCATATCCCCGCAGCCCCGGCGAACATCCTCGCCGACGCCGAGCGGCTGCGCCAGCTGTTCAACAACCTGCTGGACAACAGCCTGAAATACACCGAGCCCGGCGGGCGCCTGGAGCTGCGCCTGGAAACCCAGGGGGACGCGGCTCTGATCCACATCCAGGACACCGCACCCGGCGTGCCCGCCGCGGACCTGGAGCGGCTTTTCGACCGCCTCTACCGCGTGGAAGCCTCGCGGCGCCGCGCCGCGGCCCCCCCCGGACTCGGCCTGGCCATCTGCCGCAATATCGTCGAGGCGCACGAGGGCAGCATCCACGCCGCACCCGCGCCCCTCGGCGGACTCGCCATCCACATCCGCTTACCCCTGGCGGGAGGATCCGCATGAACGAAAAAATTCTCATCGTCGAGGACGAGCCCAAACTCTCCGGGCTGCTGCGCGATTATCTGCACCAGGCGGGCTTCGCGGCGTCTGTCCTGGACAACGGCCTGGAGGTGGTGCCCTGGGTGCGCGAGCAGGATCCGCGCCTGATCCTTCTTGACCTCATGCTGCCGGGCAAGGATGGCCTGGATGTCTGCAAGGAAATCCGTGCCTTTTCCACCGTGCCGATTCTCATGGTCACGGCCCGCGTCGAGGAAATCGACCGCCTGCTGGGTCTGGAACTCGGCGCCGACGACTACATCTGCAAACCCTTCAGCCCCCGCGAGGTGGTGGCGCGGGTCAAGGCCGTGCTGCGCCGCGCCGCCGCGCCGACCCTTCAGGCCGCCGGGCTGGTTCTCGACGAGAGCCGCTACGTGGCGACCCTGCACGGGCGCGAATTGGATCTGACGGCGGTGGAATTCAACCTGCTGCACTTTCTCACCGCCAATCCGGGGCGCATCTATTCGCGCTCCCAGCTCATGGACCGCATCTACCCCGACCAGCGCACCGTCGGCGACCGCACCATCGACAGCCACATCAAGAAGCTACGCAAGAAAATCGCCGCGGTCGCACCCCAGGAAGAACTCATTCATTCGGTCTACGGGGTCGGTTACAAATTCGAGGCGCGCGAGGCGTGAAGGCCCGCAGCGAGGATTCTTGATAATTTTGGTTTGACATGCACGCCGGATTGCTTTAGGGTTTTAGGCAGATTTGTTGCAGAAAATTTCTTCCGGACTTTGGCACCATTGCCCGGAAGAAACGCGTCTATCATCAAGAGTGGCGGAGGGACAGGCCCTGCGAAGCCACAGCAACCGATTCTCCCGCCCAGGCGCGGGGGGATGTCAGGTGCTAATTCCTGCACGTCGACACCTTCTGGGGCCGGCGTGGAAGATGAGGACGGAGCCCGCAATGCCAGCCAAGGCATCTTGTTGTTTGCGCGCGGCCCCTTCCCCATCGAGCGGGAAGGGGCCGTTTTCGTCACCGCAAGCGACAGGAGATCCGCATGAGCCAGTCCAACTCCCCGAGCCTCGAAACGCGCCTGGTGCAAGTCGGCGTCGGCCACGACGAGCGCACCGGCGCCATCAGCTTTCCCATTTATCCGAGCGCCACCTACCGCCACCCCGGCGTCGGCGAATCCACCGGCTTTGACTACACCCGCTCGGGCAACCCCACGCGCAAGGTGCTCGAGGAGGCCCTGGCCGATCTCGAAGGCGGGGCGCGCGCCTGCGTGTTCGGTTCGGGCATGGCGGCGCTCACCACCTTGTTTCTACATTTTTCCGCCGGCGATCACCTGGTGGTGTCCGAGGATCTCTACGGCGGCACCTACCGGGTGCTGGCCCAGGTCTTCGACAAACTGGGGCTTGGCGCCAGCTACGTCGACACCACCGACACGGCCGCCGTGGCCGCGGCCATCGGCCAGCGTACCCGCGCCCTGCTGGTGGAAACCCCGGGCAATCCCCTGCTCGGCGTCGCCGACCTAGCGGAACTGGGCGCCTTGTGCCGCAAACACCAACTGCTCTACATCGTCGACAACACCTTCTTGACCCCGCTGCTGCAACGCCCCTTTGATTTCGGCGCCGACGTGGTGGTGCATTCGGCCACCAAGTATCTGGGCGGCCACAACGATCTGTGCGCCGGGGTGCTGGTGGCACGCGACGCTGAACTGGGCGAGCGCCTCTACTTTCTGCAGAATTCCACCGGCGCCATCCTGCCGCCCCAGGACTGTTGGCTGCTGCTGCGCTCCCTCAAGACCCTGGCCCTGCGCCTGGAGCGCCACCAGGCCAACGCTCAGCGGCTGGCCGAGTGGTTGCGTACCCATCCGCGCGTCACGGCGGTGTATTATCCGGGCCTCAAGGATCATCCCGGCCACGCCTTGTCGCAACGCCAGGCCAAGGGCTTCGGCGGCATGCTCTCTTTTCGCGTCGACAGCCCCGCCGTCGCCCGCCAGGCCCTCAAGCGCCTCAAGCTGATTTCCTTCGCCGAGAGCCTCGGCGGGGTGGAATCGCTCATGACCCTGCCGGCGGTGCAGACCCACGGCGACATCCCCGAAGCCGAACGCCTGCGCCTCGGCATCTGCGAAAGCCTGCTGCGCCTGTCGGTGGGCATCGAAAACGCCGAGGACATCATTGCCGATCTGGCGCAAGCCCTGGGGTGAGTATCAGTCCCATGAGTCCCATGGGACCTATGGGTCCTATAGGACTCATGGGACCAATAAAAATAAAGGATAAAACCATGAAGACTTCCCTTCGACCCGCAACGCTGCTCGTTCACCAGGGGCGCGACCGCGATCCGGCGACGGGGGCGGCCAACATTCCCGTGTATCTGGCCTCGACCTACCATCACTTCGGCGGGAAACCCGGCGCCTACGATTATGCGCGCAGCGGCAATCCGAGCCGCGACCAGGTGGAGGAAGCCATCGCCCTGCTGGAGGGCGGGGTGCGCGGCTTTGCCTACGCCTCGGGCATGGCGGCCGTGGGCGGCGCCCTGGCGCTGCTCAAAAGCGGCGACCATGTGATCGCTCCCGACGATCTCTACGGCGGCACCTACCGCTACCTGCACCTGGTGCTGCCCCAGCAGGGCATCAGCGTGAGCCTGGTCGATATGACCGATCCCCAGAAGGTCGAAGACGCCATCCGCCCCGAGACCCGCGCGCTGTTTCTCGAAACACCCTCCAATCCCCTGTTCAAGATCACCGATCTGCGCGCCCTGGTCGAGATCGCGCGGCGCCGCGGCCTGCTCACCTTGCTCGACAACACCTTCATGACCCCCTTGCTGCAACCGGCGCTGCCCCTGGGCATCGACGTGGCCATCCACAGCGCCACCAAGTTTCTCGGCGGCCACTCGGATTTGCTCGCCGGTCTGGTCACCACCGCCGACCCCGAGATTGGGGCGCAGCTCAAACGCTTCCAGAACGCCATGGGCGCCACCCTGGCGCCCTTTGACTGCTTTCTGCTGGCGCGCGGCATCAAGACCCTCAAGGTGCGCCTGGAAGCCGCCCAGGCCGGTGCGCAACTCCTCGCCGAGCGCCTCGCCGCGCACCCCCAGGTGGCACGGGTCTACTATCCGGGACTCGCCGCGCATCCCGGTCGCGATGTTCACTTCGGCCAGGCCGCGGGCCCGGGCGCGGTGCTGTCCTTTGAACTCAAGGAAGCGACGCGCGTGGCCCGGGTTCTCGAGCGGGTCGAGTTGCCCATCATCGCCCCGAGCCTCGGCGGAGTGGAAACCATCCTCACCCATTGCTGGAGCATGTCCCACGCAGCGATCCCCGCGGAGGTAAAAAACCAGCTCGGCATTCGCGAGAGCCTGTTGCGCATCTCCACCGGCATCGAGGATCCCGAGGATCTGTGGGAGGATCTGGTCCGGGCTCTGGAGGACTGAGGCCAGGGCGGCGGCGATTGACAAGCGGCGGGCATTCCGCTAGAGTTCCTCACTGCAACACGACCTGCAGCGCATCGTCTTTATCAAGAGTGGTGGAGGGATAGGCCCTTTGAAGCCACAGCAACCGGCCCGTCGCCGCTTCGGCGCCAAGGGGTGCCAGGTGCTAACTCCTGCTTGCCGTCAGCAGTGCGCGACGGCGGGGAAGATGAGGACGGAGCCCGACGATACCTGCTCGCACGTATTCCGACGGCCCCTTCTCATCCTCCATGGGAAGGGGCCTTTGGTTTTTCGCCAGCAAAGGGTTGGACATTGACCTCATCCGTCGGCATCGTCACAACGCACCAGATCACCTTCGACACCGAACTGCAGTTGGAAAGCGGCCGGGTGCTCGGACCCATCACCCTGGCCTACGAAACCTACGGCCACCTCAACGCCGCGCGCGACAACGCCATCCTGGTCTGCCACGCCTGGACCGGCGACGCTCACGCCGCCGGTCGCCATCACCCCGACGACCGCAAACCCGGCTGGTGGGACGACATGATCGGCCCCGGCAAGGTGCTCGACACCGAGAGCTATTTCGTTGTGTGCTCCAACGTCATCGGCTCGTGCAAGGGCTCCACCGGCCCGACCAGCATCAACCCGCGCACCGGCAAGCCCTACCGCCTGAGCTTTCCGGTGATCATGGTGCGCGACATGGTACGCGCGCAAAAGCTGCTCATCGACCACCTCGACATCAGCTCCCTGCACTGCGTACTGGGCGGCAGCATGGGCGCCATGCAGGCGGTGGAATGGAGCCTGCTCCACCCTCGGATGGTGCGCTCCATCATTCCCATCGCCGGAACCGCACGCACCTCGCCCATGGCCATCGCCCTCAACGCCGTGGCGCGCCAGGCCATTTTCAACGACCCGCTGTGGAAGAAAGGCAATTACCGCCCCGAGCACCCCCCCGCCGACGGCCTCTCCCTGGCCCGCGCCATCGGGCATATTTCCTTTCTCTCCGACGCCTCCATGCAGATGAAATTCGGCCGGCGCTTTTCGGCGCGCGACGGCCAGTTCGACTTTTTCGGCAAGTTCGAGATCGAGCGCTACCTCGAATACAACGGCAGCAACTTCCCGGCGCGCTTCGACACCAACAGCTTTCTCTATCTGGCCAAGGCCCTCGACCTCTACGACACGGCGTGGAACTTCGACTCCCTGGAGGAAGCTCTGGATCTGATGCAGTGCCCGTCCCTGTGGTTCGCCTTCACCTCGGATTGGCTCTACCCACCCTATCAGACCGAGGAGGCCGTGCGGGTTCTGGAAAAACTCGGCAAGCCGGTGCGCTACCACCTCATCGACTCGGATTACGGCCACGACAGCTTTCTCGTCGAACCGGAGAAATTCACCGACCTGATCCGCGACTTTCTGGCGCGCCCCCAGCCCTGAGACGAAAAAAAGAGCGAACTCCGCGAGGTTCGCTCTTTTTTTGCGTCGCACCTGAAATTTCCCCAGGCTATTTTTTCCCGAACAGCTCCAACTGGCGGCCCGGCGGCTTTGCCACCTTGAAGGGCCGGGCCACAAAGCGCGGGCAGTCAAGCAACAGCACCTTCTCGCTCTGACGGCAGGTGCGCACGCAGCGTCGGCACAGGGCGTTGGGCTGCTCGGTGGGCAGCGGCTGTACGTTTTTGTCCTTGGCCATGGCGGCATTTTCCGCCGAAGTCGCGGGGAAAGTAAAGAGGGAAAAATAAAAGGGATTGCCTGAGAGATTAGGAAATGTTAGGATTTCACCATTTCCTTCATCCAATTAAATTTTCTCAGGCGGGTGGCCCATGATCAATAATCTCAAGCTGCGGTCGAAACTTCTCCTGGCCCTGATCGGCCTCTCGGTCGTGCCCCTGGCGCTGGCGCTGCTGATCGTATCATCCTCCATGGAGAAGATCATCGACCACAACCTGCAGTCGCGGCTCAACGAATCGGCGCGCTTCATCCAGGAGAGCATGGAGGACAGCCGCCGCGAGACGAGCAACTACATCCGCATGCTCGCCCGCGACGTGGATCTGATCAATTCCATTCTCTACGCCCCCTCCCAGGATGAGATGTTCGAACTGGGCTCGGCCATGGAAGACGCCATCAACCTCTTCAACCTCGACCTGATTCAGGTGGTCAACCTGGAAGGGCGGGTGCTACGGCGCCTGACGGCGGAAAACTTTGCCCACCTCCCCGTTTCCCCGGTGGGCGATCTGCCCCTCTACCTGCAAGCCCGCGAGGAAGGA
Proteins encoded in this region:
- a CDS encoding Spy/CpxP family protein refolding chaperone, with the translated sequence MKKPILLIALLSLSLAGGQALSAVSAEAASDTERPGYERGERRDHPQARHLQRLAEELQLSAEQREQIGVLIDEHRTRTAAHRQTLGEGRAQLHQMVRAQTFDEAGVRGLAAERNAAKTELWVERARMKHQIHGLLTPEQRELAEEKIHNRKTRGGEGRQGKGRR
- a CDS encoding DUF6515 family protein; translated protein: MNATTLSLQSLSKVLLTALVATSLAAGASTSAWADRGGERVRQEIRTEFRQDDRRGGRTVVRERRDNRERSHRHQQSSRVVRELPRGHQRVVINQTSYYVHNHRYYTRAPGGYVLVAPPVGAVVATLPVGAVHLSIGGVFYARHDNVYYRPAARGYQVVRAPHYPVGAYAAPLVAVSATTLNVRGGPGLHFGVIGQTWHGQQLKVIGQAPGWYYVKLPGGLRGWVMSDYTRPLVAG
- a CDS encoding ATP-binding protein: MRIGIKYRVFLAMLAATATVVLCMWLIVQWSINRGFLRYVNTLEQQRLENLATDLEQAYAEHGGWAFLGADPLIWVRLRVRTPPGEAVDPARLERFERWRARETQDSRNDQRHQPFERRVLLLDGDRRPLLAAPEPAAAVDLRPLRQAGHPIGYLGLVPRQTTFDTYQVQFVRQQELALALIAGATLLISALIALPLAQRLVRPLKTLAAATHRLSAGAYETRVPVAGDDELGQLARDFNTLALTLEKNEEARRQWVADISHELRTPLAVLRGEIEALQDGVRPDGPEALRSLHAEVLHLNRLVDDLYQLALSDLGALSYRKERLDLAAELKDAVELFRPAFAAKDLILAAHIPAAPANILADAERLRQLFNNLLDNSLKYTEPGGRLELRLETQGDAALIHIQDTAPGVPAADLERLFDRLYRVEASRRRAAAPPGLGLAICRNIVEAHEGSIHAAPAPLGGLAIHIRLPLAGGSA
- a CDS encoding response regulator translates to MNEKILIVEDEPKLSGLLRDYLHQAGFAASVLDNGLEVVPWVREQDPRLILLDLMLPGKDGLDVCKEIRAFSTVPILMVTARVEEIDRLLGLELGADDYICKPFSPREVVARVKAVLRRAAAPTLQAAGLVLDESRYVATLHGRELDLTAVEFNLLHFLTANPGRIYSRSQLMDRIYPDQRTVGDRTIDSHIKKLRKKIAAVAPQEELIHSVYGVGYKFEAREA
- a CDS encoding trans-sulfuration enzyme family protein, with the translated sequence MSQSNSPSLETRLVQVGVGHDERTGAISFPIYPSATYRHPGVGESTGFDYTRSGNPTRKVLEEALADLEGGARACVFGSGMAALTTLFLHFSAGDHLVVSEDLYGGTYRVLAQVFDKLGLGASYVDTTDTAAVAAAIGQRTRALLVETPGNPLLGVADLAELGALCRKHQLLYIVDNTFLTPLLQRPFDFGADVVVHSATKYLGGHNDLCAGVLVARDAELGERLYFLQNSTGAILPPQDCWLLLRSLKTLALRLERHQANAQRLAEWLRTHPRVTAVYYPGLKDHPGHALSQRQAKGFGGMLSFRVDSPAVARQALKRLKLISFAESLGGVESLMTLPAVQTHGDIPEAERLRLGICESLLRLSVGIENAEDIIADLAQALG
- a CDS encoding trans-sulfuration enzyme family protein; the protein is MKTSLRPATLLVHQGRDRDPATGAANIPVYLASTYHHFGGKPGAYDYARSGNPSRDQVEEAIALLEGGVRGFAYASGMAAVGGALALLKSGDHVIAPDDLYGGTYRYLHLVLPQQGISVSLVDMTDPQKVEDAIRPETRALFLETPSNPLFKITDLRALVEIARRRGLLTLLDNTFMTPLLQPALPLGIDVAIHSATKFLGGHSDLLAGLVTTADPEIGAQLKRFQNAMGATLAPFDCFLLARGIKTLKVRLEAAQAGAQLLAERLAAHPQVARVYYPGLAAHPGRDVHFGQAAGPGAVLSFELKEATRVARVLERVELPIIAPSLGGVETILTHCWSMSHAAIPAEVKNQLGIRESLLRISTGIEDPEDLWEDLVRALED
- the metX gene encoding homoserine O-acetyltransferase MetX; translation: MTSSVGIVTTHQITFDTELQLESGRVLGPITLAYETYGHLNAARDNAILVCHAWTGDAHAAGRHHPDDRKPGWWDDMIGPGKVLDTESYFVVCSNVIGSCKGSTGPTSINPRTGKPYRLSFPVIMVRDMVRAQKLLIDHLDISSLHCVLGGSMGAMQAVEWSLLHPRMVRSIIPIAGTARTSPMAIALNAVARQAIFNDPLWKKGNYRPEHPPADGLSLARAIGHISFLSDASMQMKFGRRFSARDGQFDFFGKFEIERYLEYNGSNFPARFDTNSFLYLAKALDLYDTAWNFDSLEEALDLMQCPSLWFAFTSDWLYPPYQTEEAVRVLEKLGKPVRYHLIDSDYGHDSFLVEPEKFTDLIRDFLARPQP